The proteins below come from a single Candidatus Izemoplasmatales bacterium genomic window:
- a CDS encoding DUF2188 domain-containing protein, which yields MQDIMRFLEEWWIYFAIVGGAIAFLVIVSAIIGRTGRKTVRSVRKAAAAISDADSEKPAEATPPADSEADAATAAVTDAPTDPQPIPASEAEVREAAPLEPTPADAVEPTATERPLASAASIDPEPTPVTIEPAQTPVPEPTVPDAEPASVSEAASPADPVAEPEGKTPVVVKPKAPKPVLGAYRVVYRPEDDKWLVRRDGSDRIQRTLETQTEAVHWATIKALTQDVELIVHKKDGSIRKTPGK from the coding sequence ATGCAGGACATCATGCGTTTTCTCGAAGAATGGTGGATCTATTTCGCCATCGTCGGCGGCGCGATCGCGTTTCTCGTGATCGTCTCCGCCATCATCGGCCGTACCGGCCGGAAGACCGTCCGATCGGTCAGAAAGGCCGCTGCCGCGATTTCCGACGCGGATTCCGAGAAGCCCGCGGAGGCGACCCCGCCCGCGGATTCCGAAGCGGACGCCGCCACCGCGGCCGTCACCGACGCCCCGACCGACCCCCAGCCGATCCCGGCTTCGGAAGCGGAGGTTCGCGAAGCGGCACCGCTTGAACCGACACCGGCGGACGCAGTCGAACCGACCGCGACCGAACGACCTCTTGCGTCAGCCGCGTCGATCGATCCGGAGCCGACCCCGGTCACGATAGAACCCGCGCAGACGCCCGTCCCGGAGCCGACTGTTCCGGACGCCGAACCCGCGTCCGTATCCGAAGCGGCATCCCCCGCGGATCCCGTCGCGGAACCCGAAGGGAAGACCCCGGTCGTCGTCAAGCCGAAGGCACCGAAGCCGGTCCTCGGCGCCTACCGCGTCGTTTATCGCCCGGAGGACGACAAGTGGCTCGTCCGTCGCGACGGATCCGATCGGATCCAGCGCACGCTCGAAACGCAGACCGAGGCGGTGCACTGGGCGACGATCAAGGCGCTGACGCAGGACGTGGAACTGATCGTCCACAAGAAGGACGGATCGATCCGGAAAACGCCGGGCAAATGA
- a CDS encoding RNA polymerase sigma factor produces the protein MAEYIERLVRRLKDGDRAVFDEIYERTRKTVYYSVLPILRDRSLADDIVQDCYMKMLDSIGNYTEKNFLAYLVTIARNLALNEYRRRRRTVYTDADIDDLAPFSYESPLEIRAGNEAIIRKALSALDEDEKAVFLLHNVSDLPHREIALVLGKPIGTVTWLYSRAVRKVRAAVKED, from the coding sequence ATGGCGGAGTACATCGAACGGCTCGTCCGACGCCTCAAGGACGGCGACCGCGCGGTCTTCGACGAGATCTACGAACGGACCCGCAAGACGGTCTACTACAGCGTCCTCCCGATTCTGCGCGACCGCTCCCTGGCCGACGACATCGTCCAGGACTGCTACATGAAGATGCTCGACAGCATCGGCAACTACACCGAGAAGAACTTCCTCGCCTATCTCGTCACGATCGCCCGCAACCTCGCCCTGAACGAATACCGCCGTCGCCGCCGCACGGTCTACACCGACGCCGACATCGACGATCTGGCGCCCTTCTCCTACGAGAGTCCCCTCGAGATTCGGGCCGGCAACGAAGCGATCATCAGAAAGGCCCTCTCCGCTCTCGACGAGGACGAGAAGGCGGTGTTCCTGCTCCACAACGTATCCGACCTGCCCCACCGCGAGATCGCGCTGGTCCTCGGCAAGCCGATCGGCACCGTGACCTGGCTCTACAGCCGCGCCGTCCGCAAGGTCCGCGCCGCCGTCAAGGAGGATTGA
- a CDS encoding radical SAM protein, with protein sequence MNPSVPPVAHPTMIPAKDPGRRFGVAFDVEPWRGCPFGCLYCDSIDAIGVDEALSDVSSRADLVATFSSEIGHREPGTIVGLGRLFEPYPPLEEKERVTRRILEAIRDAGAGVVIVTKSPLVTDDADILKEIAKRAPAVVVLSITTMNEDVARKLEAGCPTTAERFRALSRLAQEGILTGVLMQPIVPFVNDTEENVVQIVRKAKDAGCKFAYPTFGMNLAGRGRDRFLDLIDREFPRLRNVYMDHFGERRSCQSKAAPALKKAFVFECRKLRLKYGMNDIVRLIRPASNVQLKLF encoded by the coding sequence ATGAACCCGTCCGTCCCCCCTGTCGCCCATCCGACGATGATTCCGGCCAAGGATCCCGGCCGGCGTTTCGGTGTCGCCTTCGACGTCGAACCGTGGCGGGGATGTCCGTTCGGCTGCCTGTACTGCGACTCCATCGACGCGATCGGCGTCGACGAGGCGCTCTCCGACGTGTCGTCGCGCGCCGACCTGGTCGCGACGTTTTCTTCCGAAATCGGCCACAGGGAACCGGGGACGATCGTCGGCCTCGGCCGCCTGTTCGAGCCGTATCCGCCGCTTGAGGAGAAGGAACGCGTCACCCGCCGGATCCTGGAAGCGATCCGCGACGCCGGCGCCGGGGTCGTGATCGTCACGAAGAGCCCGCTCGTCACCGATGACGCCGACATCCTGAAGGAGATCGCGAAACGCGCCCCGGCGGTCGTCGTCCTGTCGATCACGACCATGAACGAGGACGTCGCGCGAAAGCTCGAGGCGGGATGCCCGACAACCGCGGAACGGTTTCGCGCACTCTCCCGTCTCGCGCAGGAAGGCATCCTCACGGGCGTCCTCATGCAGCCGATCGTCCCGTTCGTGAACGACACCGAGGAAAACGTCGTCCAGATCGTCCGCAAGGCGAAGGACGCCGGCTGCAAGTTCGCCTATCCGACGTTCGGAATGAATCTCGCGGGTCGCGGCCGCGACCGCTTCCTCGATCTCATCGACCGCGAATTCCCCCGGCTCCGCAACGTCTACATGGACCATTTCGGTGAACGCCGGTCGTGCCAGTCGAAGGCCGCGCCGGCGCTGAAGAAGGCGTTCGTCTTCGAATGCCGCAAGCTTCGGCTCAAATACGGCATGAACGACATCGTCCGGCTCATCCGGCCGGCATCGAACGTGCAGCTCAAACTATTCTAG